In Colletotrichum higginsianum IMI 349063 chromosome 3, whole genome shotgun sequence, a genomic segment contains:
- a CDS encoding PhoD-like phosphatase, whose protein sequence is MTTQTRIATTSSIALRAVSYLFLRWFPGPAAVPLSIFALFAVFAPSFVSGYISEPKYDVVEEDVNVTVKEHISEGEPVNDHVAAQEVRIEETFTVKDKASPWKTLLFGTPSSTSPVLSALTFLTNVILVAMTADFLLRVRHYHPVDDLSFVRLGYVSPTEAKFVLREPDQTKMPVTLEIHIKDPQPPFDNPLWQVGGGMRYTDNTTDFTTTLTIPLKHSQQRVYEWRTSNNHSGEFVAPPRAGQMSTFADNKFTFLSTSCILPRFPYNPFEHPLAIPGMRHLANVLPKLQAQFMLFLGDFIYIDVPKRQGKNEEDYRQKYRHVYASPDWAPVAQNLSWIHVLDDHEIGNDWSSNTTGVYRAAIEPWHHYQELANPPPARVAGTSNLRREGATYFEFVQGPASFFMLDTRSYRSDNDLPFDSPEKTMLGAHQLEDFLDWLNRPEPKGVKWKIVASSIPLTKNWPINRKDTWGGFLFERRKVLEAMWDVGARGVGVIVVSGDRHEFAATKFPPPAGGRWPETAAAHEFSCSPLNQFASPLPSYRQNDDEDISLKYIHSGNSKFGSLTIENLAEGEQSSLKYSLYIDGEVAWNTMILSPPPVSGEKTSASFWNKLKGN, encoded by the exons ATGACGACTCAGACGCGCATAGCAACTACCTCTTCGATTGCTCTGAGAGCGGTCTCATACCTCTTTCTGAGATGG TTTCCGGGTCCC GCTGCTGTACCCTTGAGCATCTTTGCGCTTTTTGCAGTCTTTGCACCTTCCTTCGTCTCAGGATACATCAGTGAACCAAAGTACGATGTTGTGGAGGAGGACGTCAATGTCACTGTGAAAGAGCACATCTCGGAAGGTGAACCAGTCAACGACCATGTCGCTGCTCAGGAGGTCCGGATCGAAGAGACCTTTACcgtcaaggacaaggccagtCCGTGGAAGACCCTTCTTTTTGGAACGCCTAGCTCTACCAGTCCTGTTCTTTCGGCTCTCACATTCCTAACCAATGTCATCTTGGTTGCGATGACTGCCGACTTCCTCCTACGCGTTCGTCACTATCATCCAGTCGACGATTTGTCATTTGTGCGTCTCGGCTACGTCTCACCTACCGAAGCCAAATTCGTTTTGCGCGAGCCCGATCAGACCAAAATGCCTGTTACTCTGGAGATTCACATCAAAGATCCGCAGCCGCCGTTCGACAACCCTCTTTGGCAAGTTGGCGGAGGAATGAGATACACGGACAACACAACGGACTTCACCACGACGCTCACCATCCCCCTGAAGCACTCGCAGCAGAGAGTTTACGAGTGGCGTACCTCCAACAATCACAGCGGCGAGTTCGTTGCGCCTCCGAGAGCGGGTCAGATGTCGACCTTCGCGGACAACAAGTTCACCTTCCTCTCGACGTCGTGCATCCTTCCACGGTTCCCTTACAACCCCTTCGAGCATCCCCTTGCCATCCCAGGCATGCGACATCTCGCCAATGTGCTGCCGAAGCTCCAGGCTCAGTTCATGTTGTTTCTAGGGGATTTTATCTACATCGATGTTCCCAAGCGTCAGGGCAAGAACGAAGAGGACTATCGCCAAAAGTACCGACACGTCTATGCCTCTCCGGACTGGGCTCCCGTTGCGCAGAACCTCAGCTGGATCCACGTGCTTGACGATCATGAGATTGGCAATGACTGGTCGTCCAACACAACGGGCGTGTACCGTGCAGCCATCGAGCCGTGGCATCACTACCAGGAGCTCGCAAACCCCCCTCCAGCGCGTGTTGCCGGAACTAGCAACCTCCGAAGAGAGGGTGCGACTTACTTTGAATTTGTTCAAGGGCCGGCAAGCTTCTTCATGCTCGACACCCGCTCATACCGATCCGACAACGACCTTCCCTTTGATAGCCCAGAGAAGACTATGTTGGGTGCCCACCAGCTTGAGGATTTCCTTGATTGGCTCAATCGACCAGAACCAAAGGGCGTAAAGTGGAAGATTGTAGCTTCGTCGATCCCACTAACCAAGAACTGGCCGATCAACCGCAAGGACACGTGGGGCGGGTTTTTGTTTGAGCGACGCAAAGTTCTCGAAGCGATGTGGGACGTGGGCGCAAGAGGCGTTGGTGTCATCGTTGTATCGGGCGATCGTCACGAGTTCGCTGCTACCAAGTTTCCCCCGCCAGCAGGTGGAAGGTGGCCCGAGACTGCTGCCGCGCACGAATTCTCGTGCAGCCCTCTGAACCAGTTTGCCTCGCCTCTTCCCAGCTACAGACAAAATGATGATGAGGACATTTCCCTAAA GTACATTCACTCTGGCAACTCTAAGTTCGGCTCTCTCACCATTGAGAACCTTGCCGAGGGGGAACAGAGCAGTCTCAAGTACAGCCTTTACATCGATGGTGAGGTGGCCTGGAATACCATGATTCTATCGCCTCCTCCGGTCAGCGGAGAGAAGACTTCGGCTTCGTTTTGGAACAAGTTGAAGGGAAATTAG
- a CDS encoding Methyltransferase domain-containing protein translates to MTEHAPDASMASWTNTIYNLNRGSVDDELERLAYNHFNIWTPLTVDLLPSHILSSLQSQDRPRIADVATGSGVWLTSLVEDLPPHSELFGFDLDKSKFPPRPPTPPIPPPPSSPPLRPEQPRLDFLEQNVLQPFPPELQGTFDLVHVRLLALGLKAGDWDAVLANLYDLLKPGGWLLWEDTGDVFIRAFPPSRAYEEFWWACVKHDARVGRDSLMPAALLKKLRGLGFRNCEQRVWSSWAADESIQQKASTALVRLVKPALAAVVEDGGEETVRTMEDVSRIEREMEQDIEQNGVRIGFDYFWNWGQRPS, encoded by the exons ATGACAGAACACGCCCCTGATGCCTCCATGGCCTCCTGGACTAACACCATCTACAACCTCAACCGCGGCAGcgttgacgacgagctcgagcgcctcgccTATAACCACTTCAACATCTGGACCCCTCTCACCGTCGACCTTCTGCCGTCTCATATCCTCTCGTCCCTCCAGTCCCAGGACCGCCCCCGGATCGCCGATGTCGCAACGGGCAGCGGCGTCTGGCTGACCTCCCTCGTCGAAGACCTCCCGCCGCACTCGGAGCTGTTCggcttcgacctcgacaagtCCAAGTtcccgccgcgcccgcccacgccgccgatcccgccgccgccctcgtccccgCCCCTGCGGCCGGAGCAGCCGCGGCTGGACTTCCTGGAGCAAAACGTGCTGCAGCCGTTTCCCCCAGAGCTTCAGGGCACCTTCGATCTCGTTCACGTGAGGCTTCTCGCGTTGGGGCTGAAGGCTGGGGATTGGGACGCGGTCCTGGCGAACCTGTACGACCTCTTGAAGCCGGGCGGCTGGCTTCTGTGGGAGGACACGGGAGATGTGTTCATCAGGGCGTTCCCGCCGAGCAGGGCGTACGAGGAGTTCTGGTGGGCTTGCGTTAAGCACGACGCAAGGGTCGGACGGGACAGTCT GATGCCCGCGGCACTTTTGAAGAAGCTCCGGGGCCTCGGCTTCCGGAACTGCGAGCAAAGAGTATGGAGCTCGTGGGCGGCGGACGAATCGATCCAGCAAaaggcgtcgacggcgctcgTCCGGCTGGTCAAGCCGGCGTTAGCAGCcgtggtcgaggacggcggcgaggagacggTTCGGACGATGGAAGACGTCAGTCGCATCGAGAGGGAGATGGAACAGGATATCGAACAGAACGGCGTCCGGATCGGGTTCGATTACTTTTGGAACTGGGGACAACGGCCGTCATGA
- a CDS encoding Developmental regulator flbA, protein MPPPTPDRAIHDCTCVILPLATVFVLIIFTVIALVYSIGVKAPIPENLAISFAGVVCALLGLWMVGHLVRYCRGHTRCVAEAVTPPPLPLTGIATTVTAPLVPQVGVTSSRINRLRLSQASRASRVSILRRINIRSVRSIITSSTINGNTVTNSSSSVIINTSNPRKNLPRCLTYGHSRHRRAGLNMKNSRNENNNSRSNILFISNESNGRLPLSNSGL, encoded by the exons ATGCCCCCGCCAACGCCAGACCGCGCCATCCACGATTGCACCTGCGTCATCCTTCCGCTGGCCACGGTCTTCGTTCTCATCATCTTCaccgtcatcgccctcgtctaCAGCATCGGCGTAAAGGCGCCCATCCCCGAGAACCTGGCCATCTCCTTCGCCGGTGTCGTCTGCGCTCTCTTGGGGCTCTGGATGGTCGGGCACCTGGTCCGCTACTGCCGGGGCCACACACGGtgcgtcgccgaggccgtgacACCCCCTCCGCTGCCGCTGACGGGCATCGCcacgacggtgacggcgccgttggtGCCGCAGGTCGGGG TTACCAGCAGCAGAATCAACCGACTCAGACTCAGCCAGGCCAGCAGAGCCAGCAGAGTCAGTATACTGCGCAGAATCAACATCAGGAGCGTCAGGAGCAtcatcaccagcagcaccatcAACGGGAATACCGtcaccaacagcagcagcagcgtcatCATCAATACCAGCAACCCCCGCAAGAACCTCCCACGCTGTCTCACATACGGCCACAGCCGCCACCGCAGAGCCGGACTGAACATGAAGAACAGCCGCAAcgagaacaacaacagccgCAGCAACATTCTTTTCATCAGCAACGAGAGCAACGGCCGCCTGCCCCTCTCAAATTCAGGCCTCTAG
- a CDS encoding Trimethyllysine dioxygenase, giving the protein MLPLRNIGSRAARRATAFGAATPPSIRASFPSGPARHLSASVASQSRHQLNVKIATDGIQVDGLADGSPPALLVKCVNQDTSQRNFDTYSISEDVRPSDIKSEKEGIRVTWKQDGHKSFYPWHFVKHYLQNDHRSPEQVNYHFWGSDIGSRRPVVDYNHLMASEDESGIAKLTNLIREYGFAFVDGTPFETPEPTQRVLEKIAFIRETHYGGFYDFIPDLAMADTAYTNIALPAHTDTTYFTDPAGLQAFHMLSHEAPPGQEPPKDGKLGGESLLVDAFHAARILLKEDPKAYAILSKVRLPWHASGNKGITISPDRRYPVLEVDQETGQLQRVRWNNDDRGVVPFTEDVSPTEWYAAARKWDTILRRRDVEYWVQLKPGQVLIFDNWRVMHGRSAFEGRRRIAGAYINRDDFISRWRNTNFPREHVLNQVVG; this is encoded by the exons ATGCTTCCTCTAAGGAACATCGGCTCCCGAGCCGCCAG GCGCGCCACTGCATTCGGAGCAGCAACACCACCCAGCATCAGGGCCTCCTTTCCTTCCGGTCCTGCAAGGCATCTCTCCGCATCCGTTGCTTCCCAGTCCCGGCATCAGCTGAATGTGAAGATCGCCACGGACGGGATCCAAGTTGATGGTCTGGCCGACGGTTCCCCT CCCGCACTTTTGGTTAAG TGCGTGAATCAAGACACATCGCAGAGAAACTTCGACACATACTCC ATCAGTGAAGATGTTCGTCCTTCCGACATCAAGTCGGAAAAAGAAGGGATCCGCGTGACTT GGAAGCAAGACGGTCACAAGAGTTTCTATCCCTGGCACTTCGTCAAGCATTACCTGCAGAATGACCACCGCAGCCCGGAGCAAGTCAa CTACCACTTTTGGGGCTCCGATATTGGCAGCAGAcgccccgtcgtcgactACAACCACCTAATGGCCTCGGAGGATGAATCGGGCATCGCAAAGTTGACCAATCTCATC CGCGAGTATGGCTTTGCTTTTGTCGACGGGACCCCCTTCGAGACCCCCGAGCCGACCCAGCGTGTTTTGGAAAAGATTGCCTTCATCCGTGAGACGCACTACGGCGGCTTCTACGACTTCATCCCCGACCTTGCCATGGCCGACACTGCCTACACCAACATCGCCCTCCCGGCCCACACGGACACTACCTACTTCACGGACCCGGCCGGCTTACAGGCCTTCCATATGCTCTCCCACGAGGCCCCGCCGGGGCAGGAGCCgcccaaggacggcaagctgGGAGGAGAGTCGCTActcgtcgacgccttccACGCCGCCCGCATCCTACTGAAAGAGGACCCCAAGGCGTATGCCATATTGTCGAAGGTGCGCCTGCCATGGCACGCAAGCGGCAACAAGGGCATCACAATCTCCCCCGACAGGCGGTACCCcgtgctcgaggtcgaccagGAAACGGGCCAGCTGCAACGGGTGCGGTGGAACAACGACGATCGTGGGGTTGTGCCCTTCACCGAGGACGTTTCCCCGACCGAGTGGTATGCGGCAGCCCGCAAGTGGGATACCATTCTTCGGCGGCGTGACGTCGAGTACTGGGTACAGTTGAAGCCCGGTCAAGTTTTGA TTTTTGACAACTGGCGAGTGATGCACGGCCGGAGTGCTTTCGAGGGAAGAAGACGCATTGCCGGTGCCTATA TCAACCGAGATGATTTCATCTCTCGCTGGAGAAACACAAACTTTCCCCGCGAGCATGTCCTAAACCAGGTTGTGGGCTGA
- a CDS encoding Short-chain dehydrogenase: MFGSILRAVVSRPRVITCVPRIATASRTARFQPFSTTIVTMADMNDGAFKHDATVPPSSNRVLPLFSLKGKTAIVSGAGAGIGLQIAHAYAEAGANVAIWYNNNKKALDRAAEIEKEYGVKCKAYQVNVTSHQEIQESVQQIVSEFNGRLDIFVANSGIAWEEGPLIDGPMDVADRVMAVNVNGTIYCAQVAGEHFRRQKKEGTTLDGKKLEGFTYGSFIATASMSAHIVNVPQSQSVYNSSKAAVIHLCKSLAVEWVDFARVNTVSPGYIKTEISAFAGAEAKKQWKDKTPMGREGEPGELKGAYLYLASDAASYTTGCDLVVDGGYCLP; encoded by the exons ATGTTCGGCTCCATCCTCCGTGCTGTCGTCTCGCGGCCTCGAGTCATCACTTGTGTCCCCCGTATCGCGACCGCCAGCCGAACCGCCAGATTCCagcccttctcgacgaccATCGTAACCATGGCAGACATGAATGACGGCGCTTTCAAGCACGACGCCACCGTGCCCCCATCCAGCAACCGTGTGCTGCCCTTGTTCTCCCTCAAGGGCAAGACGGCCATCGTCtctggcgccggcgccggcattGGCCTGCAAATCGCCCACGCCTATGCCGAGGCCGGTGCCAACGTCGCCATCTGgtacaacaacaacaaaaagGCTCTGGACCGCGCTGCCGAGATCGAGAAGGAGTACGGTGTCAAAT GCAAGGCGTACCAGGTCAATGTCACCTCCCACCAGGAGATACAGGAATCCGTCCAGCAAATTGTGTCTGAATTCAACGGACGTCTTGACATCTTCGTTGCCAACTCGGGCATTGCATGGGAAGAAGGCCCCTTGATCGACGGCCCAATGGATGTCGCCGACAGAGTCATGGCCGTCAACGTCAACGGCACCATCTACTGCGCCCAGGTTGCCGGTGAGCACTTCCGCCgccagaagaaggagggcaCGACGCTCGACGGTAAGAAGCTCGAGGGCTTCACCTACGGCAGCTTCATCGCGACCGCCAGCATGAGTGCCCACATCGTCAATGTGCCGCAGTCGCAGTCGGTGTACAATTCGTCCAAGGCGGCCGTCATCCACCTGT GCAAGAGTTTGGCCGTCGAATGGGTTGATTTTGCCCGCGTCAATACAGTCTCGCCTGGATACATCAAGACGGAGATTTCGGCTTTCGCCGGagccgaggccaagaagcaaTGGAAGGATAAGACTCCCATGGG ACGCGAGGGAGAACCCGGCGAGCTCAAGGGCGCGTATCTTTACCTCGCCTCGGATGCGGCCTCGTACACCACCGGTTGCGATctggtcgtcgacggagGATACTGCTTACCTTGA
- a CDS encoding Serine/threonine-protein phosphatase, translating into MDPEGASTPGEERRTQQQVDNAIRAIREKKPLPEIDFSIHTMEDGTQVNTMERVCKAANLMFATTDVQAPAMFTPSDEQFFEDETHTKPDINFLKQHFYREGRLTEEQALWILRTCTELLRAEPNLLEMDAPITVCGDVHGQYYDLMKLFEVGGDPSETRYLFLGDYVDRGYFSIECVLYLWCLKIHYPKTLWLLRGNHECRHLTDYFTFKLECKHKYSEAIYEACMESFCCLPLAAVMNKQFLCIHGGLSPELHTLDDLRTIDRFREPPTQGLMCDILWADPLEDFGQEKTSDYFLHNHVRGCSYFFSYPAACAFLEKNNLLSVIRAHEAQDAGYRMYRKTRTTGFPSVMTIFSAPNYLDVYNNKAAVLKYENNVMNIRQFNCTPHPYWLPNFMDVFTWSLPFVGEKITDMLIAILSTCSEEELKEDATPSSTSPGPMSPPLSGASQDPESIEYKRRAIKNKILAIGRLSRVFQVLREESERVTELKTVSGGRLPAGTLMLGAEGIKNAINTFEDARKVDLQNERLPPSHDEVVKHQEEERKAALEKAAEDAANDKKLQQLSRRLSTDRKR; encoded by the exons ATGGATCCCGAAGGAGCCAGCACGCCTGGCGAGGAACGTCGCACCCAGCAGCAGGTCGATAATGCCATTCGCGCCATccgcgagaagaagccgcTGCCCGAGATCGACTTCTCCATCCACACCATGGAGGATGGCACCCAAGTGAACACGATGGAGCGAGTCTGCAAAG CTGCTAACTTGATGTTTGCCACCACAGACGTACAGGCCCCCGCCATGTTCACGCCCTCGGACGAACAGTTCTTTGAGGACGAGACCCATACCAAGCCCGATATCAACTTTCTCAAGCAGCACTTCTATCGTGAAGGCCGCTTGACCGAGGAGCAGGCCCTCTGGATTCTCAGAACCTGCACAGAGCTGCTCCGCGCCGAGCCCAACCTGCTCGAGATGGACGCGCCCATCACCGTCTGCGGTGACGTCCACGGCCAGTACTACGACCTGATGAAGCTCTTCGAAGTCGGGGGCGACCCCTCCGAGACGCGATACCTTTTCCTCGGCGACTACGTCGACAGAGGCTACTTCAGCATCGAATGCGTCTTGTATCTCTGGTGCTTGAAGATCCACTACCCCAAGACCCTGTGGCTGCTCCGCGGTAACCACGAGTGTCGCCACTTGACCGACTACTTTACCTTCAAGCTCGAGTGCAAGCACAAGTACTCCGAGGCCATTTACGAAGCCTGCATGGAGTCCTTCTGCTGCCTGCCCCTGGCTGCCGTCATGAACAAGCAGTTCTTGTGCATCCACGGTGGTCTGAGCCCCGAGCTTCacaccctcgacgacctgcgAACC ATTGACCGTTTCCGCGAGCCGCCTACCCAGGGCCTGATGTGCGATATCCTCTGGGCTGACCCACTGGAAGATTTTGGACAGGAGAAGACAAGCGACTACTTTTTGCACAACCATGTCCGCGGATGCTCCTATTTCTTCTCGTACCCGGCCGCGTGTGCATtcctcgagaagaacaacCTCCTTTCCGTCATTCGAGCCCACGAGGCGCAAGATGCGGGATACCGCATGTACCGCAAGACTCGTACCACGGGGTTCCCCAGTGTCATGACTAtcttctcggcgccgaaTTACCTCGACGTCTACAACAACAAGGCCGCTGTCCTTAAGTACGAGAACAATGTCATGAACATCCGCCAGTTCAACTGCACGCCCCACCCCTACTGGCTGCCCAACTTTATGGACGTTTTCACCTGGTCTCTTCCCTTCGTCGGTGAAAAGATCACTGATATGCTcatcgccatcctcagcACATGCTCTGAggaggagctgaaggaggACGCCACTCCCTCCTCTACGTCGCCCGGCCCCATGTCGCCACCCCTCTCGGGCGCCTCGCAAGATCCCGAGTCGATCGAGTACAAGAGACGGGCGATCAAGAACAAGATTTTGGCCATTGGCCGTCTTTCGCGTGTTTTCCAAGTGCTGCGCGAGGAGTCTGAGCGTGTCACCGAGCTCAAGACTGTCTCTGGCGGCAGACTGCCCGCCGGTACCCTGATGCTGGGTGCCGAGGGTATCAAGAACGCCATCAACACATTCGAGGACGCTCGCAAGGTCGACCTGCAGAACGAGAGGCTCCCTCCCAGTCACGATGAGGTTGTCAAGCaccaggaggaggagaggaaggcggccttggagaaggcggccgaaGATGCAGCCAACGACAagaagctgcagcagctgtcGAGGAGATTGAGCAC TGACCGCAAGAGATGA